One genomic window of Arachis stenosperma cultivar V10309 chromosome 10, arast.V10309.gnm1.PFL2, whole genome shotgun sequence includes the following:
- the LOC130956648 gene encoding uncharacterized protein LOC130956648 — MSTHGRGRGRGRGRIGTVTPGSAGNDPVDFMAALGNMAAAMQATADALGNKINQGNHGNNNDEDGPMTLATFLKVHPPTFRRTSNSTDADNWIQAMERALQAQQPGGAVIPWEVFRTEFYKKYFPNSDKNAKELELMQLKQGQMTVTEYTSRVFSELVNKSRVAEDYLRKATSDKGDQRVFVRKDQGRNFAPRGQDFKRGGYTPQLYLGQNNFQRFSNNNSQGKGKGKQAQTPPNDLTCRRCGKYHPNTPCRAGLGVCYYCGEAGHLSWNCPEKKKNQEAGKAQHQ, encoded by the exons ATGTCGACTCACGGACGCGGACGCGGGCGAGGGAGAGGTAGGATAGGCACCGTTACTCCTGGTTCGGCAGGGAATGATCCAGTAGATTTCATGGCTGCCCTGGGAAATATGGCTGCGGCTATGCAGGCGACAGCCGATGCACTAGGTAATAAGATAAACCAGGGTAATCACGGGAACAATAATGATGAGGACGGTCCCATGACACTTGCTACATTTCTGAAAGTTCACCCTCCGACCTTCCGGAGAACCTCAAATTCCACTGATGCAGACAATTGGATTCAGGCTATGGAACGGGCACTGCAGGCTCAACAG CCAGGTGGCGCTGTGATTCCTTGGGAAGTTTTCCGAACagagttctataagaaataCTTTCCTAATTCAGACAAAAATGCCAAGGAACTTGAATTAATGCAGTTAAAGCAGGGACAGATGACTGTTACTGAGTATACTAGCAG AGTGTTTTCTGAATTGGTGAATAAGAGTAGGGTGGCTGAGGATTATCTGAGGAAGGCGACATCGGATAAGGGTGATCAGCGAGTTTTTGTTAGGAAAGATCAGGGAAGGAACTTCGCCCCTAGAGGACAAGATTTTAAGCGAGGCGGTTATACCCCACAACTATATTTGGGTCAGAATAACTTTCAGAGATTCAGTAATAACAACAGCCAGGGAaaaggcaaaggaaagcaagctCAGACCCCACCGAATGATTTAACTTGTAGGAGGTGTGGAAAGTACCACCCGAATACTCCGTGCAGGGCTGGTTTAGGTGTATGCTATTACTGTGGTGAAGCTGGGCATTTGTCTTGGAATTGtccagaaaagaagaagaatcaagAAGCTGGAAAGGCACAACATCAGTGA